In Proteus vulgaris, one DNA window encodes the following:
- the sdhD gene encoding succinate dehydrogenase membrane anchor subunit has product MVSNSSTLGRTGIQDWLFLRASAIIIVLYVLYLVGFIATTEITYEVWRGFFSSSLTKVFTILTLLSILIHAWIGMWQVLTDYIKPLALRLTLQLIIVVALLVYLIYGTIVVWGV; this is encoded by the coding sequence ATGGTAAGTAATTCTTCTACTTTAGGCCGTACTGGCATACAGGATTGGTTATTTCTGCGTGCCTCAGCCATCATCATCGTTTTATATGTTCTTTATCTTGTGGGTTTTATTGCAACCACAGAAATTACCTATGAAGTATGGCGTGGGTTCTTTAGCTCATCCCTAACCAAAGTGTTCACCATCTTGACGTTGCTTTCTATTCTTATCCACGCGTGGATAGGCATGTGGCAAGTGTTAACGGACTATATTAAACCGCTGGCATTACGCCTGACTTTACAACTGATTATTGTTGTTGCGCTGTTGGTTTATCTTATTTATGGAACAATTGTGGTGTGGGGTGTGTAA
- the sdhC gene encoding succinate dehydrogenase cytochrome b556 subunit: protein MVKKQRPVNLDLQTIQFPLPAIASILHRVSGVIMLVAVGILLWLLGTSLSSPEGFQQAAEIMTGFFAKFILWGILTALAYHICGGIRHMLMDFGFIDETLIVGRNSAAASMVITVILSILAGVLVW from the coding sequence ATTGTGAAAAAACAAAGACCTGTCAATCTGGATTTACAGACGATACAGTTTCCACTCCCTGCTATCGCATCGATCTTGCATCGTGTCTCTGGGGTTATCATGTTAGTCGCAGTTGGCATTTTACTGTGGTTACTTGGCACCTCTCTCTCTTCTCCTGAAGGTTTTCAGCAAGCTGCTGAAATAATGACTGGCTTCTTCGCAAAATTTATTTTGTGGGGCATCCTGACAGCATTGGCATACCATATTTGTGGTGGTATTCGTCACATGCTAATGGACTTCGGCTTTATTGATGAAACCTTGATTGTGGGTCGCAATTCAGCGGCTGCATCTATGGTTATTACAGTAATTTTATCAATATTGGCGGGGGTATTAGTATGGTAA